One segment of Canis aureus isolate CA01 chromosome 27, VMU_Caureus_v.1.0, whole genome shotgun sequence DNA contains the following:
- the DDT gene encoding D-dopachrome decarboxylase, translated as MPFVEVDTNLPASRVPAGLEKRLCAATAAILGKPEDRVNVTVRPGLAMAVNGSPEPCAQLLISSIAVVGTAEENRAHSARFFEFLTKELDLGQDRIIIRFFPLEPWQIGKNGTVMTFL; from the exons ATGCCGTTCGTCGAGGTGGACACCAACTTGCCCGCCAGCCGTGTGCCCGCGGGGCTGGAGAAGCGGCTGTGCGCGGCCACTGCAGCCATCCTGGGCAAGCCCGAGGAC CGCGTGAACGTAACGGTGCGGCCGGGTCTGGCCATGGCGGTGAACGGCTCCCCCGAGCCCTGCGCGCAGCTGCTCATCTCCTCCATCGCAGTGGTGGGCACCGCCGAGGAGAACCGTGCCCACAGCGCCCGATTCTTCGAGTTCCTCACCAAGGAGCTGGACCTGGGCCAGGATCG gaTAATTATCCGCTTTTTCCCCCTGGAGCCCTGGCAGATTGGCAAGAATGGGACAGTCATGACTTTTCTATGA